From Nerophis lumbriciformis linkage group LG13, RoL_Nlum_v2.1, whole genome shotgun sequence, one genomic window encodes:
- the LOC133613226 gene encoding protein reprimo B-like → MNTTGFNHTDGTLFNRTEGMLCCNLSSVVTDEGLVAASPDERSLFIMRVVQIAVMCVLSLTVVFGIFFLGCNLLIKSEGMINFLVTDRRPSKEAEAVIVGAY, encoded by the coding sequence aTGAACACCACGGGGTTCAACCACACGGACGGGACCTTGTTCAACCGGACGGAGGGGATGCTGTGCTGCAACCTGTCGTCGGTGGTGACGGACGAAGGCTTGGTGGCAGCATCACCGGATGAGAGGAGTCTCTTCATCATGAGGGTGGTCCAGATCGCCGTCATGTGCGTGCTGTCCCTCACGGTGGTCTTCGGCATCTTCTTCTTGGGATGCAACCTCCTCATCAAGTCTGAGGGCATGATCAACTTCTTGGTGACGGACAGGAGACCCTCCAAAGAGGCCGAGGCTGTGATTGTTGGAGCCTACTGA